The following proteins come from a genomic window of Sorex araneus isolate mSorAra2 chromosome 1, mSorAra2.pri, whole genome shotgun sequence:
- the TRIM23 gene encoding E3 ubiquitin-protein ligase TRIM23, with protein sequence MAALVVNKPGAGLDCARQGSRATAVVKVLECGVCEDVFSLQGDKVPRLLLCGHTVCHDCLTRLPLHGRAIRCPFDRQVTDLGDSGVWGLKKNFALLELLERLQNGHIGQYGPAEEAIGISGESIIRCDEDESHVASVYCTVCATHLCSECSQVTHSTKTLAKHRRVPLADKPHEKTMCSQHQVHAIEFVCLEEGCQSGPLMCCVCKEYGKHQGHKHSVLEPEANQIRASILDMAHCIRTFTEEISDYSRKLVGIVQHIEGGEQIVEDGIGMAHTEHVPGTAENARSCVRAYFSDLHETLCRQEEMALSVVDAHVREKLIWLRQQQEDMTILLSQVSTACLHCEKTLQQDDCRVVLAKQEITRLLETLQKQQQQFTEVADHIQLDASIPVTFTKDNRVHIGPKMEIRVVTLGLDGAGKTTILFKLKQDEFMQPIPTIGFNVETVEYKNLKFTIWDVGGKHKLRPLWKHYYLNTQAVVFVVDSSHRDRVGEAHSELAKLLTEKELRDALLLIFANKQDVAGALSVEEITELLSLHKLCCGRSWYIQGCDARSGMGLYEGLDWLSRHLVAAGVLDVA encoded by the exons ATGGCTGCCCTGGTGGTAAACAAGCCCGGAGCGGGATTGGACTGTGCCCGGCAAGGCAGCCGCGCTACGGCAGTGGTGAAG GTGCTGGAGTGTGGAGTTTGTGAAGATGTCTTTTCTTTACAAGGAGACAAAGTCCCTCGCCttctgctttgtggccacacagtTTGTCATGATTGTCTCACTCGTCTGCCTCTTCATGGAAGAGCAATTCGTTGCCCTTTTGATCGACAAGTAACAGATTTAG GAGATTCAGGTGTCTGGGGATTGAAAAAGAATTTTGCTTTACTGGAGCTTTTAGAACGACTGCAGAATGGACATATTGGTCAATATGGACCTGCAGAGGAAGCCATTGGAATATCTGGAGAG AGCATCATTCGTTGTGATGAAGATGAATCTCATGTTGCATCTGTATATTGCACTGTATGTGCCACTCACCTGTGCTCAGAGTGTTCCCAGGTTACTCATTCTACAAAGACATTAGCAAAACACAGGCGAGTGCCACTAGCCGATAAGCCTCATGAGAAGACCATGTGCTCTCAGCATCAGGTGCATGCCATTGAGTTTGTTTGCTTGGAAGAAGGCTGTCAGTCTGGCCCACTTATGTGCTGTGTATGCAAAGAATATGGAAAACACCAAGGTCACAAG CATTCAGTATTAGAACCAGAAGCTAACCAGATCCGAGCATCAATTTTAGATATGGCTCACTGCATACGAACCTTCACTGAGGAAATCTCCGACTACTCCAGAAAATTAGTTGGAATTGTTCAGCACATTGAAGGAGGTGAACAGATAGTGGAAGATGGAATTGGAATGGCTCACACAGAACAt GTACCAGGTACTGCGGAGAATGCCAGGTCATGTGTCCGAGCTTATTTTTCTGATCTGCATGAAACACTTTGTCGTCAAGAAGAAATGGCTCTAAGTGTTGTGGATGCTCATGTTCGGGAAAAACTGATTTGGCTTAGGCAGCAACAGGAAGACATGACTATTTTGTTGTCGCAGGTTTCAACagcatgtctccattgtgaaaagaCTCTGCAGCAG GATGACTGCAGAGTTGTCTTGGCAAAACAAGAAATTACAAGGTTACTAGAAACACTGCAAAAACAGCAGCAGCAATTCACAGAGGTTGCAGATCATATTCAATTAGATGCCAGCATACCTGTTACTTTTACAAAG GACAATAGAGTTCATATTGGACCAAAAATGGAAATTCGAGTTGTTACATTAGGATTagatggtgctggaaaaactactattttatttaaattaaaacaggATGAGTTCATGCAGCCTATTCCAACGATCG GTTTTAATGTGGAAactgtagaatataaaaatctAAAGTTCACTATTTGGGATGTTGGTGGAAAACACAAATTAAGACCACTGTGGAAACATTATTACCTTAATACCCAAG CTGTTGTATTTGTTGTTGATAGCAGCCATAGAGACAGAGTCGGTGAAGCACACAGTGAACTTGCAAAACTATTAACAGAAAAAGAACTTCGAGATGCTTTGCTCCTGATTTTTGCTAACAAACAG GATGTTGCTGGAGCTCTCTCAGTAGAAGAAATCACTGAACTCCTTAGTCTCCACAAACTGTGTTGTGGCCGTAGCTGGTATATTCAGGGCTGTGACGCGCGGAGCGGTATGGGACTGTACGAGGGACTGGACTGGCTCTCCCGGCACCTTGTGGCTGCTGGAGTGTTGGACGTGGCTTGA
- the SHLD3 gene encoding shieldin complex subunit 3 translates to MTTEVILHYRPYESDPTQLPKIIEKAIQDFPTRPPSRFIPWFPNDGSKLPLKPERSPPVISEESVEDMKHYLAMSEHGIKSHSYDCTYDCTIDLLEFQPVLKKEKHLIRSHTLNEQTNSGNLEKQSEKGIQLKKRSWSISLSRSTCTENTFPLSKKLQDSLKKLNLHSLHRARWTIEHTVCDNQTLEEVWAKLNRIIRHNELPSCNATIQRHLDQIWVFCDVRYCEYVGNLLKERLALNRKIHLFVHKYGAIFSM, encoded by the coding sequence ATGACTACAGAAGTAATATTACATTATCGGCCATATGAGAGTGATCCCACACAACTGCCCAAAATTATAGAGAAAGCAATTCAGGACTTTCCTACTCGTCCACCATCAAGATTTATTCCTTGGTTTCCGAATGATGGGTCCAAACTTCCACTCAAACCTGAAAGATCACCACCTGTGATTTCTGAAGAGTCAGTTGAAGATATGAAACACTACTTAGCCATGTCAGAACATGGTATTAAGTCACATAGTTATGACTGTACTTATGACTGTACTATAGATCTATTGGAGTTTCAGCCTGTTTTGAAAAAAGAGAAGCATTTAATTCGATCACACACACTGAATGAGCAGACTAATTCCGGAAATCTggaaaaacaatcagaaaaaggAATACAACTGAAGAAAAGGTCTTGGAGTATTTCACTTTCCCGAAGCACTTGTACAGAAAATACATTTCCTTTGTCTAAAAAATTGCAAGACAGTTTAAAGAAACTGAATTTGCACTCCCTTCATAGAGCAAGATGGACAATAGAGCACACTGTATGTGATAACCAAACTCTGGAAGAAGTTTGGGCAAAACTTAACCGAATTATCAGGCATAATGAACTTCCATCTTGTAATGCTACAATTCAGAGACATTTAGACCAAATATGGGTATTCTGTGATGTTAGGTACTGTGAATACGTGGGAAATCTTCTTAAAGAAAGATTAGCTCTTAATCggaaaatacatttatttgtgCACAAATATGGTGCTATTTTTAGTATGTGA